Within the Meriones unguiculatus strain TT.TT164.6M chromosome 2, Bangor_MerUng_6.1, whole genome shotgun sequence genome, the region TTcatatatactttttattttttcaagatgtTTGAAATACCACTTTGAATTTTTATGCAAACCTACATATAGTGATCCATTCTTTGGTCACCATGTGTGCACTGAACTTTTACATAAAGAAAAGTGTTATCCTTTTGAGTGAGAACTTAATAACTAACATGCCATTAATCTTGCTCCCAGAGTCTATTAGATTAGTAAGTTCACAGATTCATCTTTGTTGGCTATGGATGTTGAAACTGcttgtacttattttttttttctataattcttCCATATCTCTAGGTAACCTATGCTGTTTCATACTGTTTGGAAACATCAGTACTGttgtaaattattattattattttttctgtggTTGGGAAGATCTGTGCCATTCTTCAGACGTCCTTTCTTCCGGGTAAAGTTGCCActctttttataaaaatcaaGAGAATTTTTATTACCTCTTTAGGAGACACTCATTTGAAAAGGTTATCTCAGTGATGTTATCTAGACATAATACGCCCTGCTAAGTCCATCCTTTGCTTATTTTCAAGTTATGTAGTCTCTGTCTTACACTTTATACTACATTACTTCATTCTTAAAAATTACTGGGGAAGTTATTAGCTATGTACATGCCAAATAGACCACATTATTTCTTCACCTGTGCAGTACACTTTGGAAATGCAGAAATGAAACTCATAGTAAGCCCATTACATAAAGTTACTGGATATAGTGACACTTGGTCTAACTTTATACTCTACTGATTAATTTGTTTTAgaagtgctggaaatcaaaccaggGCTCCACACATACCAGGCAAGAGACAACTTTCCTTACCCCCAGACAGAATGACAAAGTGCCAATGATATGGTTGACAACTTTCCTTACCCCCAGACAAAGTGCCAATGATATGGTTGTCGCCTCAAATACTGTGCACCGAGAAGCTACAGAAAGTAGGAAGTTAATTTCTACTCCCATGTGTCAGCAGCATAGGATGGAACACTGCACAGTCCTTGGAAAATATCCTTTGCCACAATCATGAAATACTTATCTTAGCTCCCATTTTTGACTGGTGATAAATTAGAAATTAGCTTTATTCAAACACTATGAGAAGAAATTCAGATAATGTAAATAGTTCAATATAAGTATTTTTTCCTGGAATTGGTTAAGTTATTTGGAATTTGTTTATCATTCATGAGCTTTCACCATGGTTAATCTTCTGAAATGGAGTCTCACTTATTTTATGAAAGTTTATTTCAGTATatattttgttgcttttcttttggAGGGGAGATTAATTACTAAACGAGGCTTTAGATGAGATATTTCCATTGCTACAGACCTGGAGAAGGATGATCTTTCACATATACACTCAACATTCATGCAACAGTTTCACGTCCCCCCAAGAATCGTATTTTGCAGTGTACTTGTGGTTTGAAGTATAATGAGCAGTAATAAAGTTTGGTGAATGCTGAAGCAGAATCAGGCCTCAAAAGATGTTTAAAGTCAACATTTGATAACTACTAAGGTAATTACTAAGGATTTGGAAGTCTCAACTACTTTTGTGTAGTCCTAACCCAGACTATCCATGTGTGCAAGGAGAAAATGTATTGTGTGTGGTAATTAGTTCCCAACTAAATGCGTGGTGAAGACAATGGGATGGTTTAAAGGTTGGATAATGTCTTGTctaagccttttctttttttaaagatttatttatttatttatttatttatttatttatttatttatacagtattctgcctgtatgtacacctgcattccagaagagggcaccagatctcattatagatggttataagccaccatgtggttgctgggaattgaactcaggacctttggaagaacagtcattgctcttaatctctgagccatctctccagccccatgactAAGCTTTTCCCATCAGCCTTCTTTGGAacgttttgagacagagtctcacatagctcagattatgtggtgctggggatcaaactcaggattTGTGTGAACCAGGCAAGCGCTCTAATAACTAACCTATGTTCCAAAAGTCATAGACTGTTACTTAGTGTCCAACCCCTTTGAAAACAAACTAAGTAACAATCTATGACTTTTATATGTTCAGTTTTACATTTCCATCACTTAAATGTACACAGAATTTTTGGCATATCTCAAAATTCCTATGAGAAGTCAGAGAACCGAACTTACCGGAGCGCAAGCATCTTCGTTTTTACTCTCGTGGAAATCTATGGATGTTAATAAAGAATCGTTTTTCTCACAGCTTTCTTGGTTAATGAGCATGTCTGCATAGTTAGGCTGAGGAAAGATGATGTGGCTTGTCTGGGAGCCTGAAGTGAGTGAGACTTCATGAGAATAGGTTTGTAGAAAAGCTTGTACCCCGTCGATGCCCACAAAATGTGACGGAGGTGCAGGAGTCAGTCCACCTCTGGCGCCCTGGATCTGGCGAGACTTCTGCCAGCGCTGAAGTCTGAGTGCTAGGAGGACAATGACAAAGACAAGGAAGACACAGGAGACCACAGCCACTGCCACCACCAGGTGGAGTGTGAGATCAGAATCCTCCGGTGCCTCAGGGGTCCTGATGCTGCTCAAGTCAGCCAACACTTCAGGGATGCTGTTAGCCACCGCCACAGTGAGAGTTACAGTGGCAGAGAGAGGGGGCTGGCCGTGGTCCTGCACGGCCATCACCAGGTTCTGCTTGAGGGCATCTCTGTCCAGCAGGGCCCGTGCAGTGCGCACCTCGCCCGTGTGAAGCCCTACAGAGAAAAGCCCAGGTTCAGTGGCCTTGAGAAGGCGGTAGGAGAGCCAGGCGTTCTGTCCTGAGTCTTTGTCCACCGCCACCACCTTGGTCACCAGGTATCCAGGCTCTGCAGAGCGGGGAGCCAGCTCCACACCAGTGGAACCATCCGTGGGGAAGCCAGGGTATAGAATCTCGGGTGCGTTGTCATTTTGATCCAACACAAACAAGCTCAGTGACACATTGCTGCTGAGCGGTGGGCTTCCGCTGTCGCTGGCAATAACCAATAATTGCAAGTCTTGCATCTTCTCAAAGTCAAAAGATTGCAGTGCGTACAGGACACCAGTGTCTGAGTTGATGGAGATGTAAGAGGACAAAGGCATTCCCTGTACGGTGTCCTCAGACATAGAGTAGGTGACCTGGGCATTTTCCTGGCTGTCAGGGTCGTGTGCAGTCAATGAGAAGATGGACGCACCTCTCAGGTTGTTCTCTGGGATGTAGGCTGTGTAGGAGGTATGAGGAAATTGAGGAGCATTGTCGTTAGTGTCTGCCACAATCAGGGCAATATGAGTTTCAGTAGACAGAGGTGGGGCTCCTAGATCTGAGGCCATCACTGTGATATTGTAGAGAGAGACCTTTTCTCGGTCCAAGTACTTCCATGTCACCAATCTATAATAATTATCTATTGacttttctaatttaaaaggTAAGTTATCATGTGTGTAACAGACAACTTGGCCGTTCTTTCCAGAGTCTCGGTCATGCACATTCAAGAAGGCAATTACTGTACCAGGAGGAGAACTTTCCAATACTGGGTTAAACAAAGATGTAATGGTCACTTCTGGCCGATTGTCATTTATGTCTTCTACCATAATTACCACTTTGCTTCTCCCCAGAAGCGCCCCTACATCTTCAGCCTGTATTTCTATCTCATACAATGAACATTCTTCATAGTCCAGATTCTTCGCTACTGTCATTTCTCCAGTGCTTTCATGAAGATGGAATAACAGGGATTGTTTGTCATTAATTTTCTGGAATTTATATGTCACTTTCCCATTGGCACCCTCATCCGGGTCGCTAGCTCTCACCGCGAGCAGCAGGGTGCCAGGGGCCACGTTCTCAAGGACTTTCACGCGGTAAACTGGATGGTCAAAAACAGGGGCATTGTCGTTTGTGTCCAGCACGGTGACCCGGATGAGCACTGTGCTGGAGCGGCGCGGGTCTCCACCATCCGAGGCGGTGAGGACCAGCTGGTGAGTGGGCTCCTCCTCTCTGTCCAGGGTGCTCACTAGCACCAGCTCTGGGTTTATAGCTCCGCTGTCTCCCCTCTGCATGTCCAGAGAGAAGTGGCGATTGGGGCTGAGCTGGTAACTCTGGAGGGAGTTTGTGCCCACATCTGGATCAACCGCTTTTGGAAGTGGATAGCGTGCCCCAGGGGATGCGATTTCATTAATTTTCACTTCCAGATCTTCAACATGGAACTTCGGATTATTATCGTTAATATCAGTTATTTCGATTTCTACCCCAAAGAGTTTTCCTTTCTCCTCAACTAAGATGTTAATATTTACAAGACAGGGCGCGCTCTGGGCGCACAGCTCCTCCCGGTCTATCCTGCCTGCGGTGACCAAGCTGCCGCTCCGCGGGCTCAGCGAGAAAAGCTGTGACCTACCTCTGGAGACGATGCGGACCCCGCGCTCCGCCAGCTCGCGGGGCTCCAGCCCCAGGTCCTTGGAGATGTTGCCCACGAAGGAGCCTTTGTCTGTCTCTTCTGGCACCGAGTAGCGAATCTGTCCTACCCCGATCTCGCACAGCGTCCCCATCAGCGTACACAACAGGACCAGCCGGCCGCGCCAGTGTTGATTCTTGGAAGCCGCCATTGTTCATTTGCAAAAGAATCCTCTCAGTCTTCCCCGGGCATAGGTGGCTGGTTTACCTTGGCTTGTGGTGATGGTGATAACAATCGTACGGAAAGCTGGAGAGCCACAACTTCAGGGACAGAATTTCACCGCAGCGTCTCAGCTGGACTCCGGAATTTGCTAGTCTGATTTTCGAGTGCTGAGAATTAGATGGCTTTCCGGGTGCTTCTCTCTCCCAGAAGGTGAACAGCGGCGCTTACAGTCCTAAATTGTTACTGCACTTAGATGCAGTTATTTAAGCCTTGCAAATTAACCATTTTTCACTACTTCAAATTTGTTCCTAAATACATATTTTAGAAGAAATCGCAGATGTGTGTGGGATAAAGTGGGGCTCTATTAATTACCAGGCCGGAAGGCTAGCGTTCCATTGAATGGCTGCTCTACACTCACCCCTCCAAAAGCAAACAGCGCAGTTTTACTTCCCATTGCCTTGTGTGGATGGTTTCAACATATGCGCCTGAATTAAAAGTTCTAGCTGCTGCTGGAAATTAATCACTTTTAGAGTAAACGAGATCCATTGGAGACGGCTGTTTGGAGGTTTGTTTCGTCTGGTTTAAGCTAATCGTCGTAGAGGCTTTCCACAGAACTGGTGCTTTCAGGTTTTCTTTCTAAATGCTATTTTAACTACACACAAGTAAGTTTTTAGATCAACATTGTGAAATTTGATGAGAACGAATATatttacagtttaattttttttttaaatcagagatTATACTGGCCTGTTATTTTGTTTagatcactgatttttttttcctagttgaaAAATACTTGGAAGGAACTGATGAAGACACAATTAAAAGCAAAACTCTACCCCTGTCTTTcacaaaaaaatgataaaatagtttttttattttttattttttgagacaggggctcactatgtagccatggctgccccagaactcactatgtagactaggctggccttgaactcacagagatccacttgcttctcaGCGCTGGATTAAAAGcctgcaccaccaagcctgacgaGAATTACATTTTAAGCCAGATTtgagggagacacacacacacacacacacacacacacacacacacactgtgaggaATATAATAATTGTAAGAAGCCAAACATGAGTTCTAGCCTTGGAAGCCATAtaaaaagtggaagaaaagaaccaaatctacaaagttgtcctctgacctgctcGTCTACCCACACCTTGTTTACACACAGGCAATACTAGTaatactttctctctcttttttttgagacagggtttctctttgtagccctggctgtcctgggactttttctgtagagcaggctggcctcaaactcaagagatccacctgcctttggctcctgagtgctgaaattatagtCATGCATCACCACTGTTCGGCTACcagcaataatttaaaaaattatatgttgGAGTGTgccagggaagaggagagggaaggcatAGCTGATCTCTTCTTCAACAGAGGAGCCTATTGAATGAGCTTCAGTACAAATAAACTCTCAAAGACTTATGCTCCAAGTAGTAAAACTCTGCTTTTGGTTATGAAGGGTCTGTTTAGgaagggtctcatgtatcccaggctggccttgcttcCATCACCCAAATGCTGGTACTATACACATGCATTATAGAGCCTTTTGATCATCAGATGGATAATAAACATTCTGCTAAGTAACTGATCACACATAACATATTGCATAAAATTACAAGCAGTCATGGACATAGAGCTGAGCTTGAGAGAGCTTATTTTGGGAGACTTTAGGGGAAAAGGAAACAATCATTGAAGCAAAACAACAGATTATGGACACTCTAACAGTAAAATCAGCAGAAAATAtcagttttaaagtttttttttgatttaaagattatttcaatgatatttttttaatagacagagtttctctgtgtagccctggctgttctggaactctcagGGAGAGTTCAGGGAGCACTTAGTGTGGCCACAGCTCAGGCCCAAATATCTGGCGATCGCAGCCCCAATGTGGGGCATCTCCCTAGGTCTGAGGCTGATTCCCCGTGTCCCAGGGTGGCGGTGATGACAGCAGGTGCCATCACCCAAAGCCAGCAGTACAGGAGACAGGAGGAGCCAGGTGAATAGGATAGGATGGTCTGAAGACACTATAGGTCCCTCAAAGGATGTAGGTGCCTCAGGTGTGGTGGCTCTTCCTCTAGGAGGTGACAGGGCTAACATCTCCTGCAGAACAAGCAAATCCTACCAATGAGGGCTGCCATTGCCTTCCCAGAGCTGTGAGGGGTCAGTTGCCAGCCACTTATCTCCTGCCACAGTCAATAGCCTTCCACGCCCCTACTAGGTTTAAACTGCAAACTCTTGTGCAAATTTTCAGGGACACATGAACACCAGGTTTTTGTGTCATGATGGTAAAAAAGAcatttgtagaccgggctggccccaaactcagtgatccacttgcctctgcatccagagtgctgggattaaagattcgAGCCACATCGCCCGCTCAATGGTTGTTTTCATATCTATAGTATGTCCAAGCTACAACATGTATTCACCTTATTAAGAAACAGGAAGAGAGTTCATGGAGAAATCTCACTGAATTTTAAGGAGAGCCAGCACTGTGTAAATTTTCATTCTGTAGGTAAGAGCACTCACTGAACATTTGAGGTGGGCAagtcacaaaaaaaaagtgttcctATTTTACCTGTTTTGGAAGAATTGCATGGTCACGGTTcagaactatttatttattaaatgtgtgtgagtgttttgtctgccttGTCTGTGCACTGTGCGTGTCTGATGCcttcggaggccagaagagggcatcagatcccttggaacaggaGGTACAGGCAATTGTatgctgctgtgtgggtgctgtgaatcctgggttttctggaagaacagctagtgctcttaactgctgagtctttctccagcccctaggaATGAGCACTTTTTAAACCATTAAAACGTCAGTGTGGTCTTAAGAACATCAGCCTACTAGGCAGGTGCTCAGCCACAGCCACTCCGCTAACTTTTCCTTGTAATTTTCTTAAGAACTGGTTCCATCTGAAAAGTATGTATTTCCTGAGAATATGAAGAACTGAGCAGAAAGGAGTACATTACGCTTGCAGGACACTCACCTGATGGGAGGTTGACTCACTGGAACTACAGAATGGAAACAAGGCCCCCGCTGAATCTCCAAAAAGCATATCTTGTCCTGATTTCAACTGATCATTACATGTTAGAGAGTTGAACTCTGCCTTCCCCGTGGGTGCAGCGCACAGGTTGTAGGAATACGGTAAAGTCCCGTCACTGTAGTTGGGGGGAACCACAACCTCTGACTGGAAGCAGCCCCACACCTTGCTGCTGGAGCGCCGCAGTCTAAGTGCTATGGCTAGAACCACAGCCAGGAGGAAAAGCACAGAAATTAGGGCCAAGGCCACAACCAAATAGAACTGCAGCTCAGCTTGAGGGTCCGGGGGCGAAGGGTCCTCTCTGAGGTCCGGCAGGGCCTCCTGCAGGCTGTCCGCGAAGATCAGGTGCAGCGTGGCAGTGGCCGACAGTGGCGGCTGTCCACCATCGCGCACCCCGACCAACAGGCGCTGCCTGGCCGCGTCCCTGTCGCCCAGCGCACGCGCCGTGCGCACCTCGCCGGTCCGCAGCCCCAGGCTGAAGAGCCCGGGGTCGCTGGCCTGCAGCACGTGGTACGACAGCCAGGCGTTGTGTCCCGAGTCCGCGTCCACCGCCACCACCTTGGTGACCAGGTACCCGGGCTCGGCGGCGCGCGGCACCATGTCGAAGAGCGCGGAGCCGTCGGGCTCGAGCGCGGGGTAGAGCACGCGCGGCGCGTTGTCGTTGCGGTCGCCCACCAGCACGCGCACGCTCACGTTGGCGCTGAGCGCGGGCGAGCCCTGGTCGCGCGCCTGCAGGGTCAGCTGGAAGGAGCGCAGCTGCTCGTGGTCGAAGGCGCGCTGCGCGAGCACCACCCCGCTCTGCGCGTTCACGCTCACGAAGGACCACAGCGATTCGGGCTCCAGGTCGCTGGCCAGGATGGAGTAGGAGACGAGGCCGTTGGGCCCTAAGTCCGGGTCGGAGGCGCTGACCTGAGCGATGGAGGCTCCGGGCGGGTTGTTCTCAGCCACGTGGACCACGTAGGAAAGTTTTGTGAAAACTGGAGCGTTGTCGTTGACGTCTCCGACACGCAAGGTGAAGCTTTTGCTGGAGGAGAGGGGCGGGTCACCCTTGTCGGTGGCTGTGATGGTGACGTTGTATTCTGGGTTCTGCTCGCGGTCTAGAACTCCGTCCGTCACTAATTTGTACGTGTTTCTTGAAGACGTGAGTATTTTAAATGGAGCACCACCTTCTAATTTACAGATAACTTCTCCATTGCGTCCAGAATCTCTGTCGCGGGTTTTAAGCAGAGCGACGTAAGTTCCTGGCTCAGCATCCTCCATGACGAGGTCAGGCAGGGACTGGAATAGCACTTCAGGGACATTGTCGTTGTCATCCAGGATTTCTATCTCCACCGTGCATTGCGCAATCATCCCGCCACCATCCCTTGCTTCCACAATAAGGGaatatactttgacttcttcgaAATCTAAGGCATGCAGAGTAGTAATTTCCCCGGTACTAGAATCCAGGTGAAACTGGGTGACCTGGCCAGCTTCGCTGAAAGAGAACGCGATCTCGGAATTGACACCCTCGTCCTGGTCTGTGGCCGCGACCCAAAGCACGGTGGTTCCTGGGCGCGCGTTTTCCGGAAGGCTCGCCCTGTATACGTCTTGGCTGAACACTGGAGGGTTGTCATTGGCATCCGTCACCAGCACCTGTATTTGCGCAGTGCTGTTGAGGGGCGGGTGCCCAAAGTCCAAAGCAGTCAGGGTCAGGTGGTAGGATTTCTGCTTTTCCCGGTCTAGAGGTGTCTTCAACACCATTTCAGGGTACTTACTGCCGTCTGACTTCTCTTTACTCCCCAGCGAGAAATGGTCATTGGGACTAAGCTGGTAATTCTGCAGAGCGTTGGTTCCAATATCTGCATCGTGGGCGGATCCTAAAATAAATCTTGCCCCTGGTTTTGTGGACTCACTTATTTGCAATTCAAAGGACGCGTGCGCGAATTTTGGCGTGTGGTCATTGATATCCTCCAGCTCCACGCTCACGTGATAAAAGTTCAATGGGTTTTCAGCAACAGCCTCAAACTCCAGAGCACACACCGGCTTCTTCCCGCATAGCTGCTCCCTGTCCAGCCTGCTGCTCACTAGCAACTCCCCGCTCTCTGCGCTCACTCTGAAGTAAGGCTTCTCGGAGCTGACGCGTAGCTTTCGCGTCGGCAACTCCTGGACCCTGAAGCCCAGGTCCGTGGCTAGGTTCCCCACCACCGAGCCGGTGGGCATTTCCTCTGGGATCTTGTAGCGGATCTGCTCAGAGAGCGCCGGGCAGAAcaaaggcagcaggaagggaAGGAGCATTGGCCGGCTCTGCCCCCGGCGCCTCTCGGCCgtgccctccctcatccttcttgCTCCCCGCTGCTTGCTCACCAGCCTGGAGACTCCGGGTTACGAGGAAGCTCCGTGCTGCGTGTATTCCGGCTCCTAATGGACTTTGCTAGCAGTGCTAGTCCATGAAACGATTCTTCTTTTCCTTGGGGCAAAGAAGGCTGAGAAAGGGTGTCACGGAAAGCGCTCTGCGGCTGCGCGAGAAGAGGTGCTCAGGTTCTCCAGCCTGGCCAATAGCGGCGCCCAGAGTCCACAGTAGGAAACTGCAGCCTCTGCTGTTCCAGAGTTTTATTCCGTTATTTCCATGTCTTTAATAACGTTCAAAATATATTGTCAGAAACgtttttttaaatcacaagttTAGGATTGTGTATCTAAAGGCATAGTATCTGTTGACACAAACATGCCTTAATCTTTAATACACTAGTGAGCCAAACATGACTGTAATTCAGTCTTGGCCTAAG harbors:
- the LOC110557101 gene encoding protocadherin gamma-A8 isoform X6, translating into MAASKNQHWRGRLVLLCTLMGTLCEIGVGQIRYSVPEETDKGSFVGNISKDLGLEPRELAERGVRIVSRGRSQLFSLSPRSGSLVTAGRIDREELCAQSAPCLVNINILVEEKGKLFGVEIEITDINDNNPKFHVEDLEVKINEIASPGARYPLPKAVDPDVGTNSLQSYQLSPNRHFSLDMQRGDSGAINPELVLVSTLDREEEPTHQLVLTASDGGDPRRSSTVLIRVTVLDTNDNAPVFDHPVYRVKVLENVAPGTLLLAVRASDPDEGANGKVTYKFQKINDKQSLLFHLHESTGEMTVAKNLDYEECSLYEIEIQAEDVGALLGRSKVVIMVEDINDNRPEVTITSLFNPVLESSPPGTVIAFLNVHDRDSGKNGQVVCYTHDNLPFKLEKSIDNYYRLVTWKYLDREKVSLYNITVMASDLGAPPLSTETHIALIVADTNDNAPQFPHTSYTAYIPENNLRGASIFSLTAHDPDSQENAQVTYSMSEDTVQGMPLSSYISINSDTGVLYALQSFDFEKMQDLQLLVIASDSGSPPLSSNVSLSLFVLDQNDNAPEILYPGFPTDGSTGVELAPRSAEPGYLVTKVVAVDKDSGQNAWLSYRLLKATEPGLFSVGLHTGEVRTARALLDRDALKQNLVMAVQDHGQPPLSATVTLTVAVANSIPEVLADLSSIRTPEAPEDSDLTLHLVVAVAVVSCVFLVFVIVLLALRLQRWQKSRQIQGARGGLTPAPPSHFVGIDGVQAFLQTYSHEVSLTSGSQTSHIIFPQPNYADMLINQESCEKNDSLLTSIDFHESKNEDACAPQAPPNTDWRFSQAQRPGTSGSQNGDETGTWPNNQFDTEMLQAMILASASEAADGSSTLGGGAGTMGLSARYGPQFTLQHVPDYRQNVYIPGSNATLTNAAGKRDGKAPAGGNGNKKKSGKKEKK
- the LOC110557101 gene encoding protocadherin gamma-B4 isoform X17 translates to MREGTAERRRGQSRPMLLPFLLPLFCPALSEQIRYKIPEEMPTGSVVGNLATDLGFRVQELPTRKLRVSSEKPYFRVSAESGELLVSSRLDREQLCGKKPVCALEFEAVAENPLNFYHVSVELEDINDHTPKFAHASFELQISESTKPGARFILGSAHDADIGTNALQNYQLSPNDHFSLGSKEKSDGSKYPEMVLKTPLDREKQKSYHLTLTALDFGHPPLNSTAQIQVLVTDANDNPPVFSQDVYRASLPENARPGTTVLWVAATDQDEGVNSEIAFSFSEAGQVTQFHLDSSTGEITTLHALDFEEVKVYSLIVEARDGGGMIAQCTVEIEILDDNDNVPEVLFQSLPDLVMEDAEPGTYVALLKTRDRDSGRNGEVICKLEGGAPFKILTSSRNTYKLVTDGVLDREQNPEYNVTITATDKGDPPLSSSKSFTLRVGDVNDNAPVFTKLSYVVHVAENNPPGASIAQVSASDPDLGPNGLVSYSILASDLEPESLWSFVSVNAQSGVVLAQRAFDHEQLRSFQLTLQARDQGSPALSANVSVRVLVGDRNDNAPRVLYPALEPDGSALFDMVPRAAEPGYLVTKVVAVDADSGHNAWLSYHVLQASDPGLFSLGLRTGEVRTARALGDRDAARQRLLVGVRDGGQPPLSATATLHLIFADSLQEALPDLREDPSPPDPQAELQFYLVVALALISVLFLLAVVLAIALRLRRSSSKVWGCFQSEVVVPPNYSDGTLPYSYNLCAAPTGKAEFNSLTCNDQLKSGQDMLFGDSAGALFPFCSSSESTSHQQAPPNTDWRFSQAQRPGTSGSQNGDETGTWPNNQFDTEMLQAMILASASEAADGSSTLGGGAGTMGLSARYGPQFTLQHVPDYRQNVYIPGSNATLTNAAGKRDGKAPAGGNGNKKKSGKKEKK